From Astyanax mexicanus isolate ESR-SI-001 chromosome 16, AstMex3_surface, whole genome shotgun sequence, one genomic window encodes:
- the LOC111192505 gene encoding stereocilin — MGFTSQGMPSRPTFMSCAPSEEEKSNSRQQPSTKRTKIHQPQPTYQDQPDTTDLSASAEILEAACNASIPGLTGVSNFTVFLYCNLFEGDEATLDPEISQTMPDLHASCTNAAWYLSAAEEDFLWVHVCSEFFAQEFNNTVCANSSFWLQRAQQAALSKDYHYLNQSSIDDLCLQLSTEVSASPAIDLTEDCLEMLSTRSLSAHDFRRCFLPNNSALILALCGNGSSSLPLDGWAAEYCSKVLPKDSQHVSKDKLCNFSNWTANHFLNSTLLELCGDTAGLRDHICKNMSRYLMLVRRQPLLLDYCNPNSKQGTKCVLQQLFDMLPAPYDFDTSQLCVNPVPILQEALHKLSLCEGVMDERVGWLATVSYVLRVLDFVVGLSAGLEEGEREVRQGLGQAILLSSLLDNASFWATLRPDASVSVLRTVGVFLRRERNPSVKEDLLSCFSPVLWDLIQKEDNSSALRFLLQEYLQMPRERIRSLVLSAEKDAVKRFLSHVHQSWDQLQVETIQSSPKEQEAMETMTAAFIHKFPRVTPELFVDLSQFIPYMSVSDIMSFPASLMVNDSVLMAISDHSSEMKSPQKQAFAKRLLQSSVVGDVPTWPPYFLTSILPLLPHLPVSHFQQLTSQQLSPLLDLLANSSLDATRGRHVLRTLFSKRKNLTSDTIMRLGILVCYLNSDELHRFLSTSPVSPALWLQLAKCISEGHVSGNGRLSHWLGLTLQSLNTSVLSSSTLASLHGVLPQLGASFLQSLSSSELLELFSLPDIPTFPPAQAFQILSKIFQEMNISANTLCRLKPLLTGLAPVFLRNLRVHDMIGTSNCQCWSSLLTDLQPAHRSMVYSAIQEALESSSTNTTLYLHCFLPAISLKQLNAMELNGQTIMHRLPLYKNLPWSHQQAQLLFRMIQQTENITRDTVLRLGRIASGVSCNRLRLWANESDFSELLQFITELPGGLRPALRKCVLEELRKRPNMDLNGFSSSFAAGLPLMMIERLSNTSLMAVLNHVRRHFIDFLQLPRHKQMALAEKAIDVLGISDDRLSGASMDRLGPLLLFLDRDALAKVDREALKLRLEELKQYCMPSDSFREIASLLTERSMLGEPKSWTVGDVEHVGRLVFILSPQQIRSLPLDDLGKDTVEQVLQSMWRWQDSTLGKVCADLKGLKDKIYSLIHKIIKGRRWTRREPTPNCADVKGTFPSAWRWYQLSRMKRRELEECVEFMGLDASLDSDQRGALWAELRPLYRPVKGLRAEHLMELGVIVTEMGERELQSANLSDLAVVAQLGSLTEWSSKKMRAALQSIMRRRKQKPEELGVVELVSLDHLLCGFTPSEIARLDPSNLSVAALFLRETVLPCSEDQTEALTARLSKTMGFGPVSSWGSEVFTEIGTLAAGLDDMVLTALVEEQIGGLTPAAIALIPPRKMAVVFSATQLSWLSAEQAWAVTEEQWEELDSEQRQALTVAQYEGDVMLAHRGRNQAPSLQFADKLTACALFLLCILWHLL; from the exons ATGGGGTTCACCTCGCAGGGCATGCCGAGTAGGCCGACTTTCATGTCCTGTGCACCTTCAGAGGAGGAAAAAAGCAATTCAAGACAACAGCCCTCCACAAAAAGAACTAAAATCCACCAGCCTCAGCCAACATACCAGGACCAACCAGATACAACAGACCTGTCAGCCTCAGCAGAGATTCTGGAGGCTGCCTGCAATGCCTCTATACCTGGTCTCACTGGAGTATCAAATTTCACAGTTTTCCTCTACTGTAATCTTTTTGAAGGAGATGAAGCCACACTGGACCCTGAAATCAGCCAGACAATGCCTGACCTGCATGCTAGTTGCACCAATGCAGCGTGGTACCTCTCGGCTGCAGAGGAAGACTTCCTGTGGGTACATGTGTGCAGCGAATTCTTTGCACAAGAATTCAATAATACAGTATGTGCCAATTCATCTTTCTGGCTTCAGCGAGCCCAACAG gctgcTCTTTCCAAGGACTACCATTACCTCAACCAGTCAAGCATTGATGACCTCTGTCTGCAGCTCTCCACTGAAGTTTCTGCAAGTCCTGCAATCGATCTAACTGAGGATTGCTTAGAAATGCTGAGCACCAGATCTCTGAGTGCCCATGATTTCAGGAGGTGCTTCTTGCCCAACAATTCTGCTCTGATCTTGGCCTTGTGTGGCAATGGATCCTCTTCATTACCCCTGGATGGCTGGGCAGCAGAATACTGCTCTAAGGTCCTGCCCAAAGACTCCCAACATGTTTCCAAAGACAAGCTTTGTAATTTCTCAAACTGGACTGCAAATCATTTCCTTAACTCAACTTTGCTTGAACTCTGTGGCGACACCGCAGGGCTGAGGGACCACATTTGCAAGAACATGAGCCGGTATCTCATGCTGGTCCGCAGGCAGCCCTTACTTTTAGACTACTGCAACCCCAACTCAAAGCAGGGCACCAAGTGTGTCCTACAGCAGCTGTTTGACATGCTGCCTGCCCCGTACGACTTTGACACATCTCAGCTCTGCGTGAACCCTGTGCCCATCCTGCAGGAAGCCCTGCACAAGCTCAGCCTGTGTGAAGGCGTCATGGATGAACGCGTGGGCTGGCTGGCTACAGTAAGCTACGTGCTCAGAGTGCTAGATTTTGTTGTGGGGCTCTCGGCAGGCTTGGAGGAGGGAGAACGGGAGGTGCGGCAGGGCCTTGGTCAAGCTATCCTTCTCTCCAGCCTCCTGGACAATGCCTCCTTCTGGGCAACCCTCAGGCCAGACGCATCAGTAAGCGTACTCCGGACTGTAGGGGTCTTTCTTAGACGAGAGAGGAACCCATCAGTCAAGGAGGATCTTCTTAGTTGCTTCAGT CCTGTTCTGTGGGATCTCATCCAAAAAGAAGACAACTCCTCTGCACTGAGATTTCTATTACAG GAATACCTCCAAATGCCTAGGGAACGTATACGCTCTCTGGTACTGTCTGCAGAAAAAGACGCAGTGAAAAGGTTCCTGTCTCATGTCCACCAGAGTTGGGACCAGCTACAAGTAGAGACAATACAA TCTTCCCCAAAGGAACAGGAGGCCATGGAGACAATGACCGCAGCATTCATCCACAAGTTCCCACGTGTCACACCAGAGCTATTTGTGGACCTGTCACAGTTCATCCCATACATGTCTGTGTCCGACATAATGAGCTTCCCTGCATCGCTGATGGTCAACGACAGCGT GCTGATGGCTATCAGTGACCACAGCTCTGAGATGAAGTCCCCTCAGAAGCAAGCGTTTGCGAAACGCCTCTTACAGTCCAGCGTGGTGGGAGATGTTCCCACCTGGCCACCATACTTCCTCACCTCCATTCTTCCTCTACTTCCACACCTCCCTGTCAGCCACTTCCAGCAGCTAACATCCCAGCAG CTCAGCCCTCTGCTGGATCTTCTGGCAAACAGCAGCCTGGATGCCACAAGGGGGCGCCATGTGCTTCGAACCCTGTTCAGCAAGAGGAAGAATCTGACCAGTGACACAATAATGAG GTTGGGCATCCTCGTATGCTACCTGAATTCAGATGAACTGCACCGCTTCTTATCTACGTCTCCCGTCTCGCCTGCTCTCTGGCTGCAGCTTGCAAAATGTATTTCAGAAGGCCATGTCAGCGGAAACGGCAGA CTTTCCCATTGGCTGGGCCTCACACTGCAGTCTCTGAACACCAGTGTCCTGTCTTCATCGACACTGGCCTCCCTGCATGGAGTTTTACCTCAGCTGGGTGCTTCGTTCCTGCAGTCTCTTTCCTCTTCTGAACTGCTGGAGCTCTTCTCCCTGCCTGACATTCCCACCTTCCCACCTGCACAG GCCTTCCAGATTCTCAGCAAAATATTCCAGGAAATGAAT ATCAGTGCCAACACATTATGTAGGCTGAAGCCATTATTGACAGGACTGGCTCCCGTCTTCTTGAGGAACCTGAGAGTACATGACATGATAGGAACATCTAATTGTCAGTGCTGGAGCTCTCTGCTGACTGACCTGCAGCCAGCCCATCGCTCGATGGTCTACAGCGCAATACAGGAG GCTCTGGAAAGTTCATCAACAAACACCACACTGTATCTGCATTGCTTTCTACCTGCCATTTCCCTGAAACAACTCAACGCAATGGAACTCAATGGACAAACAATCATGCATCGCCTTCCTCTGTACAAGAACCTGCCCTGGTCTCATCAGCAG GCTCAGTTACTGTTCAGAATGATCCAGCAGACGGAGAACATCACCAGAGATACAGTACT ACGCTTGGGTCGCATTGCAAGCGGCGTGAGCTGTAACAGGCTACGGCTTTGGGCCAATGAATCAGACTTCTCCGAATTGTTGCAGTTTATCACGGAATTGCCAGGAGGATTGAGGCCagctctg AGGAAATGTGTGCTGGAGGAGCTGCGTAAAAGGCCGAATATGGACCTGAACGGCTTCAGCTCTTCATTTGCTGCTGGATTACC GCTGATGATGATCGAGCGCCTGTCCAACACCTCACTCATGGCCGTCCTGAACCACGTTCGACGACACTTTATCGATTTCCTGCAGCTTCCCAGACACAAGCAGATGGCCTTGGCTGAGAAAGCTATTGATGTTCTT GGTATTTCTGACGACCGTTTATCTGGAGCCTCCATGGATAGGCTAGGTCCTCTCCTGCTCTTTTTGGACAGGGATGCGCTGGCCAAAGTGGACAGAGAAGCTCTGAAGCTGCGGCTGGAAGAACTGAAACAATACTGCATGCCCTCGGACTCCTTCAGAGAAATAGCTTCCCTGCTTACAGAGAGGAGCATGCTGGG AGAGCCAAAGTCATGGACGGTCGGAGATGTTGAACATGTAGGCCGTCTCGTTTTCATCCTGTCACCCCAGCAGATAAGATCTCTACCActg GACGATTTAGGAAAGGATACAGTTGAGCAAGTTCTGCAGAGTATGTGGCGCTGGCAGGACTCCACGCTTGGTAAAGTGTGTGCTGACCTGAAAGGATTAAAAGACAAGATCTACAGCCTCATTCACAAAATCATCAAAGGCCGCAGATGGACGAGGAGAG agcCAACACCCAACTGTGCAGATGTCAAAGGGACCTTCCCCTCGGCCTGGCGCTGGTACCAGCTGAGCAGAATGAAGAGGAGGGAGCTGGAAGAGTGTGTTGAGTTTATGGGTCTGGATGCTTCACTGGATTCTGACCAACGGGGGGCACTGTGGGCAGAGCTCCGGCCG CTCTATAGGCCAGTGAAGGGGCTCAGAGCCGAACATCTGATGGAACTGGGAGTTATCGTTACTGAGATGGGTGAGAGGGAGCTGCAGTCTGCTAACTTATCAGACCTGGCTGTGGTGGCTCAGCTTGGGAGTTTAACAGAGTGGAGCTCAAAAAAG ATGAGGGCAGCTCTCCAGAGCATAATGAGACGCCGCAAACAGAAGCCAGAGGAGCTTGGAGTGGTGGAGCTGGTTTCACTTGATCATCTGCTTTGTGGCTTCACTCCCTCAGAAATCGCTCGCCTGGACCCGTCCAACCTGAG TGTGGCAGCTTTGTTCCTGAGGGAGACGGTCCTGCCGTGCTCTGAAGATCAGACTGAAGCCTTGACTGCTCGACTGTCCAAAACTATGGGCTTCGGCCCGGTCAGCAGCTGGGGCTCTGAGGTCTTCACTGAGATTGGGACTCTGGCAG CTGGACTGGACGACATGGTGTTGACTGCTCTTGTGGAAGAACAAATAGGAGGCCTGACCCCAGCAGCAATAGCCCTGATACCCCCAAGAAAGATGGCT GTGGTGTTTAGTGCCACTCAGCTGTCATGGCTGAGTGCTGAACAGGCGTGGGCGGTGACGGAGGAGCAGTGGGAGGAATTGGACAGTGAGCAGAGACAGGCACTGACCGTGGCACAGTACGAGGGCGATGTGATGCTCGCTCATAGAG GCAGGAACCAGGCTCCTTCTCTGCAGTTCGCTGACAAGCTCACAGCATGCGCCTTATTTTTACTCTGTATTCTGTGGCATTTATTATAA